From the Accumulibacter sp. genome, one window contains:
- the ubiD gene encoding 4-hydroxy-3-polyprenylbenzoate decarboxylase produces MKYHDLRDFIAQLERMGELRRITVAVDPRFEMTEICDRVLRAGGPALLFEQPTSHDMPVLANLFGTPRRVALGMGQESVQALREVGKLLAYLKEPEPPRGLRDAWDKLPVLRQVLNMAPRLRSSAPCQEVVYEGRDVDLARLPIQWCWPGDVAPLITWGLTVTRGPHKTRQNLGIYRQQVLGPNKLIMRWLAHRGGALDFREHCLQHPGQRFPVAVALGADPATILAAVTPVPDSLSEYQFAGLLRGSRTEVVQCLGSDLQVPAAAEIVLEGCIDPQESALEGPYGDHTGYYNEQARFPVFTVERLSMRRQPIYHSTYTGKPPDEPAMLGVALNEVFVPLLQKQFPEIVDFYLPPEGCSYRLAAVSLRKQYPGHAKRVMFGIWSFLRQFMYTKFIIVVDEDVDVRDWKEVIWAMTTRVDAARDTLVAENTPIDYLDFASPVAGLGSKMGIDATNKWPGETAREWGRPIVMDATVKRRVDEMWDQLGL; encoded by the coding sequence ATGAAGTATCACGACCTGCGCGATTTCATCGCGCAACTGGAAAGGATGGGCGAGCTTCGGCGGATCACCGTTGCCGTCGACCCGCGGTTCGAGATGACCGAGATCTGCGATCGCGTGCTGCGTGCCGGTGGACCGGCGCTGCTCTTCGAGCAGCCGACCAGCCACGACATGCCGGTACTGGCCAACCTGTTCGGCACGCCGCGCCGCGTCGCCCTGGGAATGGGGCAGGAGTCCGTGCAGGCGCTGCGCGAGGTCGGCAAGCTGCTCGCCTACCTCAAGGAGCCGGAACCGCCACGGGGCCTGCGGGACGCCTGGGACAAGCTGCCGGTCCTCCGCCAGGTGCTCAACATGGCGCCGCGCCTGCGCTCTTCGGCGCCGTGCCAGGAGGTCGTCTACGAGGGTCGCGACGTCGATCTGGCTCGTCTGCCGATCCAGTGGTGCTGGCCGGGCGACGTGGCGCCGCTGATCACCTGGGGATTGACGGTGACGCGCGGGCCGCACAAGACACGCCAGAACCTCGGCATCTATCGCCAGCAGGTGCTCGGGCCGAACAAGCTGATCATGCGCTGGCTGGCGCATCGCGGTGGCGCGCTCGACTTCCGCGAGCATTGCCTGCAGCATCCCGGCCAGCGGTTTCCGGTCGCCGTTGCCCTCGGCGCCGACCCGGCGACGATTCTTGCCGCCGTGACGCCGGTTCCCGACAGCCTCTCCGAGTATCAGTTCGCCGGCCTGCTGCGCGGCAGCAGGACGGAAGTGGTGCAATGCCTGGGATCGGACCTGCAGGTGCCTGCCGCGGCCGAGATCGTTCTCGAGGGCTGCATCGACCCGCAGGAAAGCGCGCTCGAAGGTCCCTACGGCGACCATACCGGCTACTACAACGAGCAGGCACGCTTTCCGGTGTTCACCGTCGAGCGGCTGAGCATGCGGCGGCAGCCGATCTACCACAGCACCTACACCGGCAAGCCGCCCGACGAGCCCGCGATGCTCGGCGTCGCGCTGAACGAGGTCTTCGTGCCGCTGTTGCAGAAGCAGTTTCCGGAGATCGTCGACTTCTACCTGCCACCCGAGGGCTGCTCGTACCGTCTGGCGGCGGTGAGCCTGCGCAAGCAGTATCCGGGGCACGCCAAACGGGTCATGTTCGGCATCTGGAGCTTCCTGCGCCAGTTCATGTATACCAAGTTCATCATCGTCGTTGATGAGGACGTCGACGTCCGCGATTGGAAGGAAGTCATCTGGGCGATGACGACCCGCGTCGATGCGGCACGCGATACGCTGGTCGCCGAGAACACGCCGATCGACTACCTCGACTTCGCCAGCCCGGTCGCCGGTCTCGGCAGCAAGATGGGGATCGACGCCACCAACAAGTGGCCGGGCGAAACCGCTCGCGAGTGGGGTCGGCCGATCGTCATGGATGCCACGGTGAAGCGGCGCGTCGACGAAATGTGGGATCAACTCGGACTTTGA
- the thrH gene encoding bifunctional phosphoserine phosphatase/homoserine phosphotransferase ThrH, translating to MQIVCLDLEGVLVPEIWIEFATRTGIPELRRTTRDEPDYDKLMKYRLALLAEHRLGLPDIQQVIAAMGPFDGARAFVDGLRENYQLIILSDTFYEFAHPLMRQLGWPTLFCHSLEAGADGMLVRYHLRMPDQKREAVRRLKELRFTVVAAGDSYNDTAMLAEAHAGILFHPPENVIREFPQFPVTRSFSELRQAIDMAFSACSKRRD from the coding sequence GTGCAAATCGTCTGCCTCGATCTCGAAGGCGTACTCGTCCCCGAAATATGGATCGAGTTCGCCACCCGCACCGGCATTCCGGAACTGCGTCGAACGACGCGCGACGAACCGGACTACGACAAGCTGATGAAATACCGTCTCGCCCTCCTCGCCGAACACCGGCTGGGCCTGCCCGACATCCAGCAGGTCATCGCCGCCATGGGCCCCTTCGACGGCGCACGCGCCTTCGTCGACGGGCTGCGCGAGAACTACCAGCTGATCATCCTCTCCGACACCTTCTACGAGTTCGCCCACCCGCTGATGCGGCAACTGGGCTGGCCCACCCTCTTCTGCCACAGCCTCGAAGCCGGTGCCGACGGCATGCTGGTCCGTTACCATCTGCGCATGCCCGATCAGAAGCGAGAGGCGGTACGGCGACTGAAGGAACTGCGTTTCACCGTCGTCGCCGCGGGCGACTCGTACAACGATACGGCGATGCTCGCCGAGGCGCACGCCGGCATTCTCTTTCATCCGCCCGAGAACGTCATCCGCGAATTCCCGCAGTTCCCCGTCACACGCTCGTTCAGCGAACTGCGGCAGGCGATCGACATGGCTTTCAGCGCCTGCAGCAAACGGCGGGATTGA
- the purU gene encoding formyltetrahydrofolate deformylase gives MHARRFYTLSGSCPDQVGIIARVSGFIAEHAGWILESSYHADDGSGDGDGRYFMRMEVKADSLPFHLAEFRERFRPLAEELAMDWKISDSAVKRRVVVMVSQQEHCLYDLLSRWQSRELDIEIPCVISNHDRFKALVEWHGIPFHCVPVNADNRQAANAEIRRIYDEVRGDTMVLARYMQILPAEFCDSYPGQIINIHHSFLPSFVGARPYHQAYQRGVKLIGATCHYVTRDLDQGPIIEQDVIRIDHSDSVEDMVRYGKDIEKAVLARGLRYHLEDRVLVHANKTVIFR, from the coding sequence ATGCACGCACGGCGTTTCTACACCCTCTCCGGTTCGTGCCCCGATCAAGTCGGCATCATCGCCCGCGTTTCCGGCTTCATCGCCGAGCACGCGGGCTGGATCCTCGAATCCAGCTACCACGCCGACGACGGCAGCGGCGACGGTGACGGCCGCTACTTCATGCGCATGGAGGTGAAGGCCGATTCTCTACCCTTTCATCTGGCCGAGTTCCGCGAGCGCTTCCGGCCGCTCGCCGAGGAACTGGCGATGGACTGGAAGATCAGCGATTCCGCCGTCAAGCGGCGGGTCGTGGTGATGGTCAGCCAGCAGGAGCACTGCCTGTATGACCTCCTCTCGCGCTGGCAGTCACGCGAGCTCGACATCGAGATTCCCTGCGTCATCTCGAATCACGATCGCTTCAAGGCCCTGGTCGAATGGCACGGCATCCCCTTCCACTGCGTGCCGGTGAACGCCGACAACCGGCAGGCGGCGAACGCCGAGATCCGCCGCATCTACGATGAGGTGCGGGGCGACACGATGGTCCTTGCCCGCTACATGCAGATCCTGCCGGCCGAGTTCTGCGACAGTTATCCGGGACAGATCATCAACATCCACCACTCGTTCCTGCCCAGTTTCGTCGGCGCCCGTCCCTACCACCAGGCTTACCAGCGGGGCGTCAAGCTGATCGGCGCCACCTGTCATTACGTCACTCGCGACCTCGACCAGGGCCCGATCATCGAGCAGGACGTCATTCGTATCGACCACTCGGATTCGGTCGAGGACATGGTGCGCTACGGCAAGGACATCGAGAAGGCCGTCCTGGCACGTGGGCTGCGCTACCACCTCGAGGACCGCGTGCTGGTGCACGCCAACAAGACCGTGATCTTCCGTTGA
- a CDS encoding ABC-F family ATP-binding cassette domain-containing protein, with translation MIALRSLGLRRGSKVLLDNASVMINAGERVGLVGRNGAGKSSLFALLDGSLHEDSGELSLPAGWRLAQVAQEMPATRESATDFVIAGDSRLLAARQDVRRAEAEGDGERLAHAYMALHDAGENEAQARAQALILGLGFRASEVEQPVDGFSGGWRMRLQLARALMCPSDLLLLDEPTNHLDLDALVWLESWLKRYEGTMLVISHDRDFLDAVTTVTLHLENARLTRYAGNYSAFEETRVQQIELQQNAYLKQQERIAHLQSFIARFKAKATKARQAQSRVKALERMERLAPVLTSADFGFEFGEPASLPNPMLVMTHASFGYPPPAAAAVGTPASIVVAEVNRSVMAGQRIGILGANGQGKSTLVKTIAGVLACTGGSISAGRGLNIGYFAQQELDVLRPGETPLQHMLRLARENQATERSGREQDLRTFLGSFNFAGEIVNQPVGTLSGGEKARLLLCMIVWQRPNLLLLDEPTNHLDLATREALAVALNEFEGTVMLVSHDRSLLRSVCDEFWLVARGAVSDFAGDLEDYQRYLLEEARNRRDSVRELARSARDRAGRELPATNPGKRAANDLRALRRELERVEQRMRALQDEQRALEASLYAPAGAGELAELGQRLNQLGAELSPLEDRWLSLSERIEMVDRALSS, from the coding sequence ATGATTGCGCTCCGCAGCCTGGGCCTGCGCCGCGGCAGCAAGGTCCTGCTCGACAACGCCTCGGTGATGATCAATGCCGGAGAGCGGGTGGGCCTCGTCGGGCGCAACGGCGCCGGCAAGTCGAGCCTGTTTGCGCTCCTCGACGGCAGCCTGCACGAGGACAGCGGCGAGCTCTCGCTACCCGCCGGCTGGCGCCTGGCGCAGGTGGCGCAGGAGATGCCGGCGACCCGGGAGAGCGCCACCGACTTTGTCATCGCCGGCGACAGCCGACTGCTGGCCGCGCGGCAGGACGTGCGCCGGGCCGAAGCGGAGGGCGACGGCGAGCGCCTGGCACACGCCTACATGGCTTTGCACGACGCTGGCGAGAACGAAGCGCAGGCTCGTGCGCAGGCGCTGATCCTCGGCCTGGGTTTCCGGGCGAGCGAAGTCGAGCAGCCGGTCGACGGCTTCTCGGGCGGCTGGCGGATGCGACTGCAACTGGCGCGCGCCCTGATGTGTCCGTCCGACCTCCTGTTGCTCGACGAGCCGACCAACCACCTCGATCTGGATGCACTGGTCTGGCTCGAGAGCTGGCTCAAGCGCTACGAAGGCACGATGCTGGTGATCAGCCACGATCGCGACTTCCTCGATGCCGTCACCACCGTCACGCTGCATCTGGAGAATGCCAGGCTGACCCGCTACGCGGGCAACTACAGCGCCTTCGAGGAAACCCGGGTGCAGCAGATCGAGTTGCAACAGAACGCCTACCTGAAGCAGCAGGAACGGATCGCTCACCTGCAGAGCTTCATCGCGCGCTTCAAGGCCAAGGCGACGAAGGCCCGGCAGGCGCAGAGCCGGGTGAAGGCGCTGGAAAGAATGGAGCGTCTCGCCCCGGTGCTGACCAGTGCCGACTTCGGCTTCGAGTTCGGCGAGCCGGCCAGCCTGCCGAACCCGATGCTGGTGATGACCCATGCCAGCTTCGGCTACCCACCGCCAGCCGCCGCAGCCGTCGGTACGCCGGCGAGCATCGTCGTCGCCGAGGTCAACCGTTCGGTCATGGCCGGGCAGCGGATCGGCATTCTCGGAGCCAACGGACAGGGCAAGTCGACGCTGGTGAAGACCATCGCCGGCGTCCTCGCGTGTACCGGCGGCAGCATCAGCGCGGGTCGGGGGCTCAACATCGGCTACTTCGCGCAGCAGGAACTGGACGTTCTGCGCCCCGGAGAGACGCCACTGCAGCACATGCTTCGCCTGGCCAGGGAGAACCAGGCGACCGAGCGCAGTGGGCGGGAGCAGGACCTGCGGACTTTTCTGGGCAGCTTCAACTTTGCCGGCGAAATCGTCAATCAGCCGGTTGGTACCCTCAGCGGCGGCGAGAAGGCGCGGCTGCTGCTGTGCATGATCGTCTGGCAGCGACCCAACCTGCTGCTGCTCGACGAACCCACCAACCACCTCGATCTGGCCACCCGTGAAGCACTGGCCGTCGCCCTCAACGAGTTCGAAGGGACGGTGATGCTCGTCAGCCATGATCGCTCGCTGCTGCGCTCGGTCTGCGACGAGTTCTGGCTCGTCGCGCGCGGCGCCGTGAGCGACTTCGCGGGCGACCTCGAAGACTACCAGCGCTACCTGCTCGAGGAGGCGAGAAACCGGCGCGACAGTGTCAGGGAACTCGCCAGAAGTGCGCGCGATCGGGCCGGTCGCGAGTTGCCGGCCACCAACCCGGGAAAAAGGGCGGCCAACGACCTGCGCGCCCTGCGGCGCGAACTGGAACGGGTCGAGCAGCGGATGCGCGCGCTGCAGGACGAACAGCGCGCGCTGGAGGCGAGCCTGTACGCGCCCGCCGGTGCCGGCGAGCTGGCCGAGCTGGGCCAACGGTTGAACCAGCTCGGCGCGGAACTGTCACCGCTTGAAGATCGCTGGCTCAGCCTCAGCGAACGCATCGAAATGGTTGACCGCGCACTGTCATCGTGA
- a CDS encoding bacteriohemerythrin — protein MSFELAEWSAKIEVGLPTIDSQHRQLFDLAATFTGDGDQIRILKSLVMLTDYVKVHFREEEEMMAACNYPELEAHRRLHGEFRRMLFDLLENAKQMTLDEIADEVKYLINGWFYNHILVADFQYVPSVKAALQDQRG, from the coding sequence ATGAGTTTTGAGTTGGCCGAATGGTCGGCGAAGATCGAGGTGGGCTTGCCGACGATCGATTCACAGCATCGACAGTTGTTCGACTTGGCCGCAACGTTTACCGGTGACGGCGACCAGATCAGGATCCTGAAATCGCTGGTCATGTTGACCGACTACGTCAAGGTCCACTTCCGCGAAGAGGAGGAGATGATGGCCGCCTGCAACTATCCGGAGCTGGAGGCGCATCGACGGCTGCACGGCGAGTTTCGCCGCATGCTCTTCGATCTGCTCGAGAACGCCAAGCAGATGACCCTCGACGAGATCGCCGATGAGGTCAAGTACCTGATCAACGGCTGGTTCTACAACCACATCCTGGTCGCCGATTTCCAGTACGTACCCAGCGTCAAGGCCGCACTCCAGGACCAACGCGGGTAA
- a CDS encoding diguanylate cyclase domain-containing protein, which produces MKLLQYLSLRQMLTLPYVLLVLLLAATIGALSYAAGRVAVDTLSKRLLSEMVYRIAQAAERHVSGSSAVLETAFPADVAAPEDIVDDLANLRTRFWLATSVHRQPNNYAYYGDRNGQFFGLWRHSASDAELRLRTRGDGPRTIYRFTGISGELRQPVRETRIFEPRERPWFKSGQNAPLHTWTAVYIDFRTGELVATRARRVNNAHGDFQGVVATDLSLQHVNDFLRSLKLSANGIAYVVETDGNLVGTSRGPHLRQDASGSNVRLNAGDSDDPLIVAAHRAIERLVRDAGDGMQPRTAVFEAADGQQVEAAYARIRDSAGLDWIIVAAVPRSDFLGEVTGNFERTVVVALCASLLTIAIGFMVLSVVAHDLKQLALAARRVGDGDLNAAFDVARSDEIGDLAKSFRLIQTKLLSDRLTGLANREAFMRRVAERLARQLERSTPRPFAILFVDLNDFKHINDRFGHDVGDRVLQEMAQRMRAELRSRDLVGRYAGDEFVVMLDAVHSRDDAEGARAHLEAVLAAPLLAVDPTAAAPGTGASVGLAMYPEDGSDVESLVQHADADMYRRKQSHQQRPAIPASPAPP; this is translated from the coding sequence ATGAAGCTGCTGCAATACCTGTCACTACGCCAGATGCTGACGCTGCCGTATGTGCTCCTGGTCCTGCTGCTGGCAGCGACGATCGGCGCCCTCTCCTACGCTGCCGGCCGGGTCGCTGTCGATACCCTGTCGAAGCGATTGCTCTCCGAGATGGTGTACCGCATCGCGCAGGCCGCCGAACGCCACGTCTCCGGCTCGAGCGCCGTCCTCGAGACCGCTTTTCCCGCCGACGTCGCTGCCCCTGAAGACATCGTCGACGACCTCGCCAACCTGCGGACGCGCTTCTGGCTGGCGACCTCGGTGCATCGTCAGCCCAACAACTACGCCTACTACGGCGATCGCAATGGCCAGTTTTTCGGCCTCTGGCGACATTCGGCGAGCGATGCCGAACTGCGCCTGCGCACGCGCGGGGATGGCCCGCGAACGATCTACCGCTTCACTGGCATCAGCGGCGAGCTGCGCCAGCCGGTGCGCGAGACGCGCATTTTCGAACCACGCGAGCGGCCTTGGTTCAAGTCCGGACAGAACGCGCCCCTGCATACCTGGACGGCGGTCTACATCGATTTCAGAACCGGGGAACTGGTCGCGACCCGCGCGCGTCGGGTCAACAACGCACACGGCGATTTCCAGGGCGTCGTCGCCACCGATCTTTCCCTGCAGCATGTCAACGACTTCCTGCGCTCGCTCAAGCTGAGCGCGAACGGCATCGCCTACGTCGTCGAAACCGATGGCAACCTGGTCGGCACCTCGCGTGGTCCGCACCTGCGGCAGGACGCGAGCGGCAGCAATGTGCGGCTCAACGCCGGCGACAGCGACGATCCACTGATCGTCGCCGCGCATCGCGCGATCGAAAGGCTGGTGCGTGATGCCGGCGATGGCATGCAGCCGCGCACCGCGGTCTTCGAGGCTGCCGACGGACAGCAGGTCGAGGCAGCATACGCGCGCATCCGTGACTCCGCCGGTCTCGACTGGATCATCGTCGCAGCCGTGCCACGTTCCGATTTCCTCGGCGAGGTGACGGGGAATTTCGAACGCACCGTCGTCGTTGCCCTGTGCGCCTCACTGCTGACCATCGCCATCGGCTTCATGGTGCTCTCGGTCGTTGCCCACGACCTCAAGCAGTTGGCACTGGCGGCACGGCGGGTCGGCGATGGTGACCTCAATGCCGCCTTCGACGTCGCCCGCAGCGACGAGATCGGTGATCTGGCGAAGAGCTTCCGGCTCATTCAGACGAAACTGCTCAGCGACCGCCTGACCGGCCTTGCCAACCGCGAGGCCTTCATGCGCCGGGTGGCCGAACGGCTGGCGCGGCAGCTGGAGCGGTCCACACCACGCCCCTTCGCCATCCTGTTCGTCGACCTCAATGACTTCAAGCACATCAACGACCGCTTCGGTCACGACGTCGGCGACCGGGTGCTGCAGGAAATGGCGCAGCGCATGCGCGCCGAACTGCGCAGTCGCGATCTCGTGGGACGCTATGCCGGCGACGAGTTCGTCGTCATGCTCGATGCCGTGCACAGTCGCGACGACGCCGAAGGCGCCCGCGCCCACCTCGAGGCAGTGCTCGCCGCGCCGTTGCTGGCAGTCGATCCGACGGCCGCCGCGCCCGGCACCGGGGCATCGGTCGGACTGGCGATGTATCCCGAGGACGGCAGCGACGTCGAATCGCTCGTCCAGCACGCGGACGCCGACATGTATCGCCGCAAGCAGTCCCATCAGCAGCGGCCCGCGATTCCCGCCTCGCCTGCGCCGCCCTGA
- a CDS encoding cell division protein ZapA: MPNDASFLDITLLGKEYRVACPPDQRGALLNAAGYVDGKMRDIAEKTRNNIAERIAVMAALNIAHEHLGLDQGLLAQHQKIESEIGLDMEALRRRISSMESELDAVLKSE, translated from the coding sequence ATGCCCAACGACGCCAGTTTTCTCGATATCACCCTGCTCGGCAAGGAATACCGGGTCGCTTGCCCGCCCGACCAGCGAGGTGCTCTGCTCAACGCCGCCGGCTACGTCGACGGCAAGATGCGCGACATCGCCGAGAAGACGCGGAACAACATCGCCGAGAGGATTGCCGTCATGGCTGCCCTCAACATCGCCCACGAACACCTCGGTCTGGATCAGGGACTCTTGGCGCAACATCAGAAAATTGAATCCGAAATAGGTCTGGACATGGAAGCGCTTAGGCGTAGAATTTCTTCCATGGAGTCCGAGCTCGATGCAGTCCTGAAGTCGGAATAG
- a CDS encoding SIR2 family NAD-dependent protein deacylase: MIVGPSKRRRDWASFFAARRWQPEEFARLVESDEIGSAFFEIESQINGLYRAVQMAQAGQRQAGPRADGDCLGEQALKARWLSAAFEPHRAALGPQQRDLDLGLMRWIRRASCLSVVIGAGATMDAGGPSWAALVRRLLARFSEQGREIGELRLTAESTPDSREYRRVVTGNERLPADAESRARAVLALIDAGTADVEALLEGAQICHDFLGQALFTDLTGILYEGQRRPGPIHQAIAELAAPIAVADRGGVFPGWDAIITYNFDDLMGEALDELGLARAAYAMRGRQLAGDPNEIARQRGPNGLHQPIYHLHGYTPRRLFLITQVEFVFATSQYTRTYGGSLDGIVGEVFARCLANPVRHALYVGCSFDDEAMNDLLRQAARALPGRYHYALLRWPGDAPFATAAADEVAHASARYVSIGVRPIWFDDFSEIPGLIRSLA, translated from the coding sequence ATGATCGTCGGACCATCGAAACGCCGCCGCGACTGGGCCAGCTTCTTCGCCGCGCGACGCTGGCAACCAGAGGAATTCGCCCGCCTGGTCGAGAGCGACGAGATTGGCTCGGCGTTCTTCGAGATCGAGAGCCAGATCAACGGCCTCTACCGCGCCGTGCAGATGGCCCAGGCCGGCCAGCGCCAAGCCGGGCCGCGGGCTGATGGCGACTGCCTCGGTGAACAAGCGCTCAAGGCGCGCTGGCTGAGCGCTGCTTTCGAGCCCCATCGCGCGGCACTCGGTCCGCAGCAGAGGGATCTCGACCTCGGCTTGATGCGCTGGATCCGCCGTGCATCGTGCCTGTCGGTGGTCATCGGCGCCGGGGCGACGATGGACGCCGGCGGACCATCCTGGGCGGCTCTGGTGCGGCGACTGCTGGCGCGCTTCAGCGAGCAGGGCCGGGAGATCGGCGAGCTGCGCCTGACCGCGGAGAGCACGCCGGACAGCCGTGAGTACCGGCGCGTGGTGACCGGCAACGAGCGTCTGCCGGCAGACGCGGAGTCGCGCGCGCGGGCCGTGCTGGCGCTGATCGACGCCGGCACCGCTGATGTCGAAGCGCTCCTGGAAGGGGCGCAGATCTGTCACGATTTCCTCGGTCAGGCGCTGTTCACCGATCTGACCGGGATTCTCTACGAGGGGCAGCGCCGCCCCGGCCCGATCCATCAGGCCATTGCCGAACTCGCCGCACCGATCGCGGTCGCCGACCGAGGTGGCGTCTTCCCAGGCTGGGACGCGATCATCACCTACAACTTCGACGACCTGATGGGCGAGGCCCTCGACGAGCTCGGCCTGGCACGTGCCGCCTATGCCATGCGCGGCAGGCAGCTTGCCGGAGATCCGAACGAGATCGCGCGCCAAAGGGGGCCGAATGGCCTGCACCAACCCATCTACCACCTGCACGGCTACACGCCGCGCCGGCTGTTCCTGATCACACAGGTGGAGTTCGTCTTTGCCACCTCGCAGTACACCAGAACCTACGGCGGCAGCCTGGACGGGATCGTCGGCGAGGTGTTCGCCAGGTGCCTGGCGAATCCCGTACGGCACGCGCTCTACGTCGGCTGTTCATTCGACGACGAAGCGATGAATGATCTGCTGCGCCAGGCGGCGCGCGCGCTGCCCGGCCGCTACCACTACGCGCTCCTGCGCTGGCCGGGCGATGCGCCCTTCGCCACCGCCGCCGCCGACGAGGTGGCCCATGCATCGGCGCGGTACGTGTCGATCGGCGTGCGGCCGATCTGGTTCGATGACTTCAGCGAGATCCCGGGCCTGATCCGCTCGCTGGCGTAG
- a CDS encoding SDR family NAD(P)-dependent oxidoreductase: MAGRLQDKVAIVTGSGSVGPGWGNGKAMSVLFARQGARVVGVDIDAAAAAATQDIIDGEGGQAIAVVADVTSGADVERLVATALAAYGRIDILVNNVGIAVVGGPAELDENAWERVMAVNIKSAYLTCHHVLPVMIRQHAGAIVNNASVAVRGWAGVNYGFYAASKGAMVAMTRTMAIRHAPDGIRANCVLPGLMNTPLVHAALTRVYGAEGDIDNLIRKRDAQCPLGRMGDAWDTAYAALFLASDEAKYITATELLVDGGLSARFA; the protein is encoded by the coding sequence ATGGCTGGCAGACTGCAGGACAAGGTGGCGATCGTCACCGGCAGCGGCTCGGTCGGGCCGGGCTGGGGCAACGGCAAGGCGATGTCGGTACTTTTTGCGCGCCAGGGCGCACGCGTGGTGGGTGTCGACATCGATGCCGCGGCGGCCGCGGCAACGCAGGACATCATCGACGGCGAGGGGGGGCAGGCGATCGCCGTCGTCGCCGACGTGACCTCCGGTGCCGACGTCGAGCGGCTGGTGGCAACGGCGCTGGCGGCGTACGGGCGTATCGACATCCTGGTGAACAATGTCGGCATCGCCGTCGTCGGTGGCCCGGCCGAGCTCGACGAGAATGCCTGGGAACGGGTGATGGCGGTGAACATCAAGAGCGCCTATCTCACCTGCCACCACGTCCTGCCGGTGATGATCCGGCAGCACGCCGGGGCGATCGTCAACAATGCGTCGGTCGCGGTGCGCGGTTGGGCAGGGGTCAATTACGGTTTCTATGCGGCGAGCAAGGGGGCGATGGTGGCGATGACGCGCACGATGGCGATCCGTCATGCGCCGGACGGCATCCGTGCCAACTGCGTCCTGCCCGGACTGATGAACACGCCACTCGTGCATGCGGCGCTGACCCGGGTGTACGGCGCGGAAGGCGACATCGACAACCTGATCCGCAAGCGCGACGCACAGTGTCCGCTGGGCCGCATGGGAGACGCCTGGGACACCGCTTACGCGGCACTCTTTCTCGCCTCGGACGAAGCGAAGTACATCACCGCCACCGAGCTGCTGGTCGACGGCGGCCTGTCGGCACGCTTCGCCTGA